One genomic window of Solanum dulcamara chromosome 10, daSolDulc1.2, whole genome shotgun sequence includes the following:
- the LOC129870842 gene encoding acetyl-CoA-benzylalcohol acetyltransferase-like: MIIDILCTKLIKPCLPTPPHLQCYKLSFFDQICEREHVPSVFFFSNYNNLNIDERLEESLSKILTHVYPAAGRFNDKDEYCSILCLDQGISYTKAKTDCTLDNFLEKARNNFGLAALFNPNENKNIDETNIMVSPIITTQVTKFKCGGLALSISYAHSAMDGFSCCKFIFEWAKVCRMGTPVDKINFLSFNMGNIFPTRDIMGLFKSTCTPLIEQDIVVKRFVVREAAMSKLRKKCIDESDGALTFQPSRVEIITALLWRTLIRATATINGYFKPSLMSFPMNMRAKIPYLPLVKNSMGNFIIDVPVKFIPGETKMELHHFIILIRNAVNKVIASCANASPDEIVSTLVNTYNESIRSPEWGGNHEVDNILCTSLCKFPVHDSDFGLGKSKLIFFGMKDAQMFWLNDIGLEVCVQLDLKESCIELFERDDDIKDLSFVRDAKL; this comes from the coding sequence ATGATAATTGATATCTTATGCACAAAGCTCATAAAGCCATGTTTGCCTACTCCCCCTCACCTTCAGTGTTATAAGCTCTCTTTCTTTGACCAAATATGTGAGAGAGAACACGTTCCTtcagtttttttcttttctaattataataatttgaaCATTGATGAACGACTTGAGGAATCCCTTTCAAAGATATTGACTCATGTTTATCCAGCAGCAGGAAGGTTTAACGACAAGGATGAATATTGTTCGATTCTTTGTCTTGATCAAGGCATTTCCTATACTAAGGCAAAGACCGATTGTACATTGGACAATTTCTTGGAGAAAGCACGTAACAACTTTGGTCTTGCAGCTTTATTTAATCCAAATGAAAACAAGAATATAGATGAAACTAATATCATGGTTTCACCAATTATCACTACACAAGTAACCAAGTTTAAATGTGGTGGCCTTGCTTTATCAATCAGTTATGCACACTCTGCAATGGATGGTTTCTCATGttgtaaatttatttttgagtgGGCAAAAGTGTGTAGAATGGGGACTCCCGTCGACAAGATTAATTTTTTAAGCTTCAATATGGGTAATATTTTCCCGACAAGAGATATAATGGGACTTTTCAAGTCAACCTGCACTCCACTTATAGAACAAGATATTGTTGTTAAGAGATTTGTCGTCCGTGAGGCTGCTATGTCAAAACTCAGAAAAAAATGCATTGATGAATCAGATGGAGCTTTGACTTTTCAACCTTCAAGGGTTGAGATTATTACGGCACTCCTATGGAGGACTTTAATACGTGCTACAGCGACCATAAATGGATATTTCAAGCCTTCTCTAATGAGCTTTCCAATGAATATGCGCGCCAAAATACCATATTTACCTCTAGTGAAAAACTCTATGGGAAATTTTATAATTGATGTTCCAGTAAAATTCATACCAGGGGAGACCAAGATGGAGTTACACCATTTCATAATATTAATCAGGAATGCGGTGAATAAAGTTATTGCTTCATGTGCCAATGCTTCACCAGATGAAATAGTGTCAACATTGGTTAATACATATAATGAAAGTATTCGATCACCAGAGTGGGGAGGTAATCACGAAGttgataatatattatgtaCAAGTCTATGCAAGTTCCCTGTGCACGATTCTGATTTTGGTTTGggaaaatcaaaattaatattttttggtaTGAAAGATGCGCAAATGTTTTGGTTGAATGATATTGGACTTGAAGTTTGTGTGCAATTGGACTTGAAGGAAAGTTGTATTGAGTTATTTGAACGTGACGATGACATCAAAGATCTCAGCTTTGTACGGGATGCAAAACTTTAA